In Panthera leo isolate Ple1 chromosome B3, P.leo_Ple1_pat1.1, whole genome shotgun sequence, a single genomic region encodes these proteins:
- the ADCY4 gene encoding adenylate cyclase type 4: MARLFSPRPPPSEDLFYETYYSLSQQYPLLLLLLVIVLCALLALLAVASASGRELASDPGFLTTVLCALGGFSLLLGLASREQRLQRWTRPLSGLVWAALLGLGHGFLFTGGLVSAWDQVSFFLFVIFTVYTMLPLGMRDAAAAGLASSLSHLLVLGLYLGPQPDSKPALLPQLAANAVLFLCGNVAGAYHKALMERALRATFREALSSLHSRRRLDTEKKHQEHLLLSILPAYLAREMKAEIMARLQAGQGSRPESTNNFHSLYVKRHQGVSVLYADIVGFTRLASECSPKELVLMLNELFGKFDQIAKEHECMRIKILGDCYYCVSGLPLSLPDHAINCVRMGLDMCRAIRKLRAATGVDINMRVGVHSGSVLCGVIGLQKWQYDVWSHDVTLANHMEAGGVPGRVHITGATLALLAGAYAVEDAAMEHRDPYLRELGEPTYLVIDPGPPMPQAEEEDEKGTAGGLLSSLEGPKMRPSLLMTRYLESWGAAKPFAHLSHLESPVSTSTPLPEKALASFGPQWSLDRSRTPRGLDDDLDTGDAKFFQVIEQLNSQKQWRQSKDFNPLTLYFRKKELEKEYRLSALPAFKYYAACTFLVFLSNFIIQMLVTNRPPALAITYSITFLLFLLLLFVCFSEHLTRCVLKGPKMLHWLPALSGLVATRPGLRVALGTATILLVFVMAIPSLFFLPAASNCPFGALNVSSMAFNISWELPGSLPLISIPYSMHCCVLGFLSCSLFLHMSFELKLLLLLLWLGASCSLFLHSHAWLSDCLIARLYPDPSDSRPGVLKEPKLMGAISFFIFFFTLLVLARQNEYYCRLDFLWKKKLRQEQEETETMENLTRLLLENVLPAHVAPQFIGQNRRNEDLYHQSYECVCVLFASVPDFKEFYSESNINHEGLECLRLLNEIIADFDELLSKPKFSGVEKIKTIGSTYMAATGLNATSGQDAQQDAERSCSHLGTMVEFAVALGSKLDVINKHSFNNFRLRVGLNHGPVVAGVIGAQKPQYDIWGNTVNVASRMESTGVLGKIQVTEETARVLQSLGYTCYSRGIIKVKGKGQLCTYFLNTDLARTGPPSATLG; this comes from the exons ATGGCCCGCCTCTTCAGCCCCCGGCCGCCCCCCAGCGAAGACCTCTTCTACGAAACCTACTACAGCCTGAGCCAGCAGTACccgctgctgctactgctgctggtGATCGTGCTCTGCGCGCTCCTGGCGCTGCTGGCTGTCGCCTCCGCCAGCGGCCgg GAGCTAGCTTCAGACCCAGGCTTCCTGACCACTGTGCTGTGCGCGCTGGGTGGCTTCTCGCTGCTCCTGGGCCTGGCTTCCCGGGAGCAACGACTGCAGCGCTGGACACGTCCCCTGTCGGGCCTCGTATGGGCAGCGCTACTCGGGCTAGGCCACGGCTTCCTGTTCACTGGGGGCCTGGTGAGCGCCTGGGACCAG GtgtcctttttcctctttgtcaTCTTCACCGTGTACACCATGTTGCCCTTGGGCATGCGGGATGCCGCTGCTGCGGGCCTTGCCTCATCGCTCTCCCACTTGCTGGTCCTGGGGCTGTACCTTGGGCCTCAGCCGGACTCAAAGCCTGCGCTGCTGCCACAG CTGGCAGCGAACGCGGTGTTGTTCCTGTGCGGGAACGTGGCGGGAGCGTATCACAAGGCGCTGATGGAGCGCGCGCTGCGCGCCACGTTCCGCGAGGCACTTAGCTCCCTGCACTCGCGCCGGCGGCTGGACACCGAGAAGAAGCACCAG GAACACCTTCTCTTGTCCATCCTTCCTGCCTACTTGGCCCgagagatgaaggcagagatcatgGCACGACTGCAGGCTGGACAGGGGTCACGGCCAGAAAGCACCAACAACTTCCACAGcctctatgtcaagaggcaccaggGAGTCAG TGTGCTGTATGCTGACATCGTGGGCTTCACCCGGCTGGCCAGTGAGTGCTCTCCTAAGGAGTTGGTGCTCATGCTCAACGAGCTCTTTGGCAAGTTCGACCAGATCGCCAAG gaGCATGAATGCATGCGGATCAAGATCCTGGGAGACTGTTACTACTGTGTCTCTGGGCTACCGCTCTCCCTGCCAGACCACGCCATCAACTGCGTGCGCATGGGGCTGGACATGTGCCGGGCCATCAG GAAGCTCCGGGCAGCCACTGGCGTGGACATCAACATGCGTGTGGGCGTGCATTCGGGCAGTGTGCTCTGCGGAGTCATTGGGCTGCAGAAGTGGCAGTATGATGTCTGGTCCCATGATGTCACACTGGCCAACCACATGGAGGCGGGTGGCGTGCCAGG ACGAGTACATATTACAGGGGCTACCCTGGCCCTGCTGGCAGGGGCTTATGCTGTGGAGGATGCAGCCATGGAACACCGGGACCCATACCTTCGGGAGCTAGGGGAGCCTACCTACCTAGTCATCGATCCCGG CCCTCCTATGCCCCAGGCTGAGGAAGAGGATGAGAAGGGCACTGCAGGAGGGTTGCTGTCCTCTCTTGAGGGCCCCAAGATGCGTCCGTCACTGCTGATGACCCGCTACCTGGAGTCCTGGGGCGCCGCCAAGCCTTTTGCCCATCTGAGCCACCTAGAGAGCCCTGTGTCCACTTCTACCCCTCTCCCG GAGAAGGCCCTGGCTTCCTTTGGCCCCCAGTGGAGCCTGGACCG GAGCCGTACCCCCCGGGGGCTAGATGATGACCTGGACACTGGGGACGCCAAGTTCTTCCAGGTCATCGAACAGCTCAACTCTCAGAA ACAGTGGAGGCAGTCAAAGGACTTCAACCCACTGACACTGTACTTCAGAAAGAAGGAACTGGAGAAagag TACCGACTCTCTGCACTCCCCGCCTTCAAATACTACGCAGCCTGCACCTTCCtggttttcctttccaatttcatCATCCAGATGCTGGTGACAAACAG GCCCCCAGCTCTGGCCATCACCTATAGCatcaccttcctcctcttcctcctcctcctcttcgtcTGCTTCTCAGAGCACCTGACG AGGTGTGTCTTGAAAGGCCCCAAGATGCTGCACTGGCTGCCGGCACTGTCTGGCTTGGTGGCCACACGGCCCGGACTGCGAGTTGCCCTTGGCACAGCTACCATCCTCCTGGTTTTTGTGATGGCCATTCCCAGCCTG TTCTTCTTACCAGCAGCATCAAACTGCCCTTTTGGGGCTCTCAATGTGTCCTCCATGGCTTTCAACATCTCCTGGGAGCTCCCTGGGTCCCTGCCTCTCATCAGCATCCCT TACTCTATGCACTGCTGCGTGCTGGGGTTCCTGTCCTGCTCCCTCTTTTTGCACATGAGCTTCGAGCTGAAGTTGCTGCTGCTCCTGCTATGGCTGGGGGcctcctgctccctcttcctGCACTCCCACGCCTGGCTGTCCGACTGCCTCATCGCCCGCCTCTATCCGGATCCCTCGGACTCCAG GCCAGGGGTGCTGAAGGAGCCCAAACTGATGGGAGCTAtctccttcttcatcttcttcttcacCCTCCTTGTCCTGGCTCGGCAG AATGAGTATTACTGCCGGCTGGACTTCCTGTGGAAGAAGAAGCTGcggcaggagcaggaggagacagagaccaTGGAGAACCTGACTCGGCTGCTGTTGGAGAATGTGCTCCCTGCACATGTGGCCCCCCAGTTCATTGGCCAGAACCGGCGCAACGAG GACCTCTACCACCAGTCCTAtgagtgtgtctgtgtcctgTTCGCCTCAGTTCCAGACTTCAAGGAGTTTTACTCTGAGTCCAACATAAACCACGAGGGTCTAGAGTGTCTGCGGCTGCTCAATGAGATAATTGCTGATTTTGATGAG CTGCTCTCAAAGCCCAAGTTTAGCGGGGTGGAGAAGATCAAAACCATCGGTAGCACCTACATGGCAGCTACAGGCTTAAATGCCACCTCCGGACAGGACGCACAGCAG GATGCTGAGCGCAGCTGCAGCCACCTTGGCACCATGGTGGAGTTTGCGGTGGCTCTTGGATCAAAGCTGGACGTCATCAATAAGCACTCTTTCAACAACTTCCGCTTGCGTGTGG GGTTGAACCACGGACCTGTAGTGGCTGGAGTGATCGGGGCCCAGAAGCCGCAGTATGACATCTGGGGCAACACAGTGAACGTGGCCAGCCGCATGGAGAGTACAGGAGTCCTGGGCAAGATCCAG GTGACTGAAGAGACAGCCCGGGTGCTGCAGTCCTTAGGCTACACCTGCTACAGCCGGGGTATCATCAAGGTCAAAGGCAAAGGGCAACTCTGCACCTACTTTCTGAACACAGATTTGGCACGAACTGGACCTCCCTCGGCCACTCTAGGCTGA
- the LTB4R gene encoding leukotriene B4 receptor 1, protein MFIALLTIILLSVALVVGLPGNSFVVWSILVKMQKRSVTALLVLNLALADLAVLLTAPFFLHNVAQRTWVFGLAACRLFHYVCGVSMYASVLLITTMSLDRSLAVALPFVSQKFRTKAVAWWVLAGIWVMSLLLATPVVVYRTVTLAPNNWSLVCFLKYPSERLNAFHLLFEALTGFLLPFLVVVASYSDIGRRLQARRFRRSRRTGRLVALIILTFAAFWLPYHVVNLAEAGRLLAGGEAGPLQNRLLLARYVFIALAFLSSSVNPVLYACAGGGLLRSAGVGFVAKLLEATGSEASSTRRGGTLAQTVRGAPATPENGTTESLTVSNPLQ, encoded by the coding sequence ATGTTCATCGCTCTGCTGACGATCATCCTCCTGTCAGTGGCACTGGTTGTGGGGCTTCCCGGCAACAGCTTTGTGGTGTGGAGCATCCTGGTAAAGATGCAGAAGCGCTCTGTCACTGCCTTGTTGGTGCTGAACTTGGCCCTGGCCGACTTGGCTGTATTGCTTACTGCCCCCTTTTTCCTCCACAACGTGGCCCAACGCACCTGGGTGTTCGGACTGGCTGCCTGCCGCCTGTTTCACTATGTCTGCGGAGTCAGCATGTACGCCAGCGTCCTGCTGATCACGACCATGAGTCTGGACCGCTCGCTGGCAGTTGCCCTCCCCTTTGTGTCCCAGAAGTTTCGTACCAAGGCCGTTGCCTGGTGGGTACTGGCAGGCATCTGGGTGATGTCCCTTCTGCTGGCCACGCCCGTCGTCGTGTACCGCACGGTGACCTTGGCACCGAACAACTGGAGCCTGGTGTGCTTCCTGAAGTACCCCAGCGAACGACTCAACGCCTTCCATCTACTCTTCGAGGCCCTCACCGGCTTCCTGCTGCCCTTCCTGGTGGTGGTGGCCAGCTACTCCGACATCGGTCGCAGGCTGCAGGCCCGGCGCTTCCGCCGAAGCCGCCGCACGGGCCGCCTGGTGGCGCTCATCATCCTGACCTTCGCCGCCTTCTGGCTGCCCTACCACGTGGTGAACTTGGCCGAGGCGGGCCGGTTGCTGGCCGGCGGGGAGGCGGGGCCGTTGCAGAACCGGCTGCTCCTGGCGCGCTACGTGTTCATCGCGCTGGCCTTTCTGAGCAGTAGCGTGAACCCCGTGCTGTACGCGTGCGCCGGCGGTGGCCTGCTGCGCTCGGCCGGCGTGGGCTTCGTCGCCAAGCTGTTGGAGGCCACCGGCTCCGAGGCGTCCAGCACCCGCCGCGGGGGCACCCTGGCCCAGACGGTGAGGGGCGCCCCCGCCACTCCCGAGAATGGCACCACCGAGAGCCTCACCGTCTCCAACCCTCTCCAGTGA
- the RIPK3 gene encoding receptor-interacting serine/threonine-protein kinase 3 — MSDVGVKLWPSGTPASLVPLEELENLKFIGEGGFGPVFWARHRTWDLDVAVKIMNRETISREVKAMASLRGQHVLHLLGVTGKLEWEHVRGPALVTQFMENGSLVGLLQPHCPRPWPFLCRLLQELVLGMCYLHSQNPVLLHRNLKPSNVLLDSDLHPKLADFGLFTFQGGSTSLARSEELALAYLAPELLADVNRRASMASDVYSFGILMWAVLAGREAEIVAPKSAVQEAVCERQIRPPLTKLPQPGPETPGLEGLKKLMQHCWSHEPKDRPSFQECRPNTEEALNLVNKEMDAAVSMVKKFLSEHRGSNRMLSAPKPGPGGTETDEPRGTTGSHDSIASEMLNKLNLKEAPSCVPKKCTNLPERIRTQGDKVQPSRRAGIPSASTAPSPQTPETSPFRNHTPSPKLAWTPGPGPKGNQGAKRHGTNRPTRAPGLNPIPGPPSVIISDSHAVQVGDNNHLIIQGGTALSTQGQAPWGMGRGWQRAPHK, encoded by the exons ATGTCTGATGTTGGCGTCAAGTTATG GCCCAGTGGTACCCCAGCCTCCCTGGTTCCCCTCGAGGAATTGGAGAACCTGAAGTTCATCGGTGAAGGCGGGTTCGGGCCGGTGTTCTGGGCGCGACACAGGACGTGGGATTTAGATGTGGCAGTCAAGATCATGAACAG GGAGACGATATCCAGGGAGGTGAAGGCCATGGCAAGTCTGCGGGGCCAGCATGTACTGCACCTGCTGGGAGTCACCGGGAAGCTAGAATGGGAACACGTGCGTGGGCCGGCTCTGGTGACTCAGTTCATGGAAAACGGTTCCCTGGTGGGGCTGCTGCAGCCCCACTGTCCTCGGCCCTGGCCGTTCCTCTGTCGCCTGCTGCAGGAGTTGGTGTTGGGGATGTGTTACCTGCATAGCCAGAATCCCGTGCTTCTGCACCGGAACCTCAAGCCCTCCAACGTCCTGCTGGACTCAGACCTGCACCCCAAG ctGGCAGATTTTGGCCTATTCACATTTCAAGGAGGCTCAACGTCACTGGCAAGATCTGAGGAGTTAGCCCTAGCCTACTTGGCCCCAGAACTGTTGGCTGATGTAAACCGGAGAGCCTCCATGGCTAGCGATGTCTACAG CTTCGGGATCCTAATGTGGGCAGTGCTAGCTGGAAGAGAAGCTGAGA tagTGGCCCCGAAATCAGCAGTACAGGAAGCAGTGTGCGAGAGGCAGATCCGGCCCCCATTGACCAAGCTGCCGCAGCCCGGCCCAGAGACTCCTGGTTTGGAAGGACTGAAGAAGTTAATGCAGCACTGCTGGAGCCATGAGCCCAAGGACAGGCCCTCCTTCCAAG AATGCCGACCAAATACCGAGGAAGCCCTCAATCTGGTAAACAAGGAGATGGATGCCGCAGTCTCCATG GTGAAGAAGTTCCTGTCTGAGCACAGGGGTAGCAACAGGATGTTGTCTGCTCCCAAGCCAGGCCCAGGAGGGACAGAAACGGATGAGCCTAGGGGAACCACAGGAAGCCATGATTCTATAGCCTCTGAGATGCTGAACAAACTAAATCTGAAGGAGGCCCCCAGCTGTGTTCCTAAGAAATGTACAAATCTTCCTGAGAGGATCAGGACACAGGGAGACAAGGTTCAGCCTTCCCGGAGAGCAGGGATACCTTCAGCCTCAACAGCCCCATCTCCCCAAACTCCAGAGACCTCACCTTTCAGAAATCATACCCCCAGCCCCAAGTTGGCTTGGACCCCAGGTCCTGGACCCAAAGGGAATCAG GGGGCTAAGAGACATGGCACCAACCGGCCAACCAGGGCACCAGGGCTAAATCCAATACCAG GGCCGCCATCTGTTATCATAAGTGACAGCCATGCGGTACAGGTGGGAGACAACAACCACTTGATTATACAAGGAGGAACTGCCTTATCCACACAGGGCCAGGCACCTTGGGGCATGGGTAGAGGCTGGCAGCGTGCCCCCCACAAGTAG
- the LTB4R2 gene encoding leukotriene B4 receptor 2, with protein sequence MLACYRPPGNETLLSWKASRVTGTAFLLLAALLGLPGNGFVVWSLAGWRPARGRPLAATLVLHLALADGAVLLLTPLFATFLAGQAWPLGQAGCKAVYYVCALSMYASVLLTSLLSLQRCLAVTRPFLAPRLRSPALARRLLLAVWLAALLLAAPAAVYRHLWGDRVCQLCHPSPAHAAAHLSLETLTAFVLPFGLVLGCYGLTLARLRGARWGAGRRRTRVGRLVSAIVLAFGLLWAPYHVVNILQVVAALAPPEGALARLGGAGQAARAGTTALAFFSSSVNPVLYVFTAGDLLPRAGPRFLTRLFEGSGEARSGGRSREGTMELRTTPRLKVVGQGRGDGDPGGGVEKDSQGWDP encoded by the coding sequence ATGCTGGCCTGTTACCGACCCCCGGGGAACGAGACGCTGCTGAGCTGGAAGGCCTCTCGGGTCACAGGCACGGCCTTCCTGCTGCTGGCGGCGCTGCTGGGACTGCCGGGCAATGGCTTCGTAGTGTGGAGCTTGGCGGGCTGGCGGCCCGCAAGGGGGCGACCGCTGGCGGCCACGCTGGTGCTGCACCTGGCGCTGGCCGACGGCGCGGTGCTGCTGCTCACGCCTCTCTTCGCGACCTTCCTGGCGGGGCAGGCGTGGCCGCTGGGCCAGGCGGGCTGCAAGGCGGTGTACTACGTGTGCGCGCTCAGCATGTACGCCAGCGTCCTGCTCACCAGCCTGCTCAGCCTGCAGCGCTGCCTCGCCGTCACCCGCCCTTTCCTGGCGCCCCGGCTGCGCAGTCCGGCCCTGGCCCGCCGCTTGCTGCTGGCCGTCTGGCTGGCCGCTCTGCTGCTCGCCGCCCCGGCCGCCGTCTACCGCCACCTGTGGGGAGACCGCGTGTGCCAGCTGTGCCACCCGTCGCCGGCCCACGCCGCGGCCCACCTGAGCCTGGAGACGCTGACCGCCTTCGTGCTTCCTTTCGGGCTGGTGCTCGGCTGCTACGGCTTGACGCTGGCGCGGCTGCGGGGCGCCCGCTGGGGCGCCGGGCGGCGCAGGACGCGGGTGGGCCGGCTGGTGAGCGCCATCGTGCTCGCCTTCGGCTTGCTCTGGGCGCCCTACCACGTGGTCAACATTCTGCAGGTGGTCGCCGCGCTGGCTCCGCCGGAAGGGGCCTTGGCCAGGCTGGGCGGGGCGGGCCAGGCAGCGAGAGCTGGAACTACAGCTTTGGCCTTCTTCAGCTCCAGCGTCAACCCGGTGCTCTACGTCTTCACCGCAGGGGATCTGCTGCCCCGGGCAGGTCCCCGCTTCCTTACAAGACTCTTTGAGGGCTCTGGAGAGGCCCGAAGCGGGGGCCGCTCTAGGGAGGGGACCATGGAGCTCCGAACTACCCCTCGGCTCAAAGTGGTGGGGCAGGGCCGGGGCGATGGAGAccctgggggcggggtggagaaGGACAGTCAGGGATGGGACCCTTGA